The following DNA comes from Pelagicoccus enzymogenes.
AGGTCGGACGAATGTAAATCCGGCAGCTTCATTAGCAACTTCAAGAGGAGGAACAAGCCGATGATGCCTTGTCCGGCAACAAGTCACAAGACCTTTCAACCCTAAGTAATTCGTGGGCTACCGTATTTTTCCCGAAAAGCATACACTTAGGACTCTTCTCTATTAAAAATACTAAACCGACCAAAACATGAAAGCAACGATCCTTATCGCAATCTTTGTGGCACTTGCAACCGCCTGCTTCGCCCAGACTCCTACATACATATCTGTCCACTTCGCCGTCCAAGATACAGAGTGGGGTAATGGCAGGACCCACCTCGGCTTTAGCTGGTCGACGGGAGCTGTCAGCGATAAAACTACGATACAAAGAAACTCTAAGGAAATCTGCAGTAACAGCTATCCTCAAGCCAGCAGGATCGATCATGTCGACAATCTAGATTGGGGATCCTACAAGGGCGATTATCTCATCGTTATTTCCGCGGACGTGCCAAACGGCTACAACACATCTCAATACTTCGGCATCGGTTTTGGCGCAGATATCACTTCCGCACTCGCAGATGCGAAGAAGAATCTGGGCATAAACTGCTGGTCTTGGTCCGAGCGGAAACACGGCTTCAACACAGTCAAGTCGACCCGAATGTAATCAACAAATCAACGCAACATTCAACCAACACGGATCTACAATGCCAACTACAAATGTCACACTCGCATTCGACTCTCCCTCCGCCAATGCAAACGCACTACGCGTATCCAGAGAGATTATACAAGCAGCAACCAGTCCAGGTGAGGACAACATCGTCAAATTCTTTCTTGGACCGAATCCCTTCAATCTCAAAGACGGAGCGATGTTTCTGACGGAAGTTGCTGGCGCGTTCAACGGCATGGCAGAACAAGCTCAACTGAGAGCAGACGGGAGCGGCAATTGGGAGCTTCGAGCAACCTCAGGCGGATCGGATATTCGCGTAAAATGCCGCGCCATTGTTTTTCCAAGATAACCCTATCGACGGTGGCTACACTCGGATCTCGAAGGTCAAGCTGCAGCCTCTCAAGAGAGGTTGCAGCATTGGAAAACCTCAAAAAACAAGATCCGGCTTGAGCAATCTCCTCCTTTCCGCAGAGTTCGGCTCCATGGAATCCCGCTCTTTCTTGAGGCACGTACCAACGTGTCTGCTCAACTGCCTTGTTCTGGCGGCACCTCTCTTCGCCTTGTTACCACAAGCCCTAAGTCAATCCGGGCTCTCCAATGGCCTTATCGAGTACGACGGCAAGATAGACTGGGGCGACGTCGACGAATGGATTTTTAACGCAGAGGCAGGCGACTTCATAAGCCTCCGTATGGCCGTGGACGAATACAAAGACGAAGCCCCTACTCCCTACATAATCTTGGACTTCAATGGAGAGGTCCTCTGGAGCGAGTCGGGAAACTTCCGATTCGACATGAACAAAACGCTCATCGCCCCGTACACTGGAAAATATCATGTGCAAATCGGCGACGTAAACGGTGTGCCTCTTTTGGGGAGAATCGAATACATACTATCACTCGCACAGTCAGGGGCCCCCTTTACGACTCGAGAAGGCGATCAAGGCGGACCACTCACAAACGGAGCGAGGCACAGCGGCCAATTGATTAGAGGGGATTCCGACATGTGGAGTTTCGAGGCCGAGACAGGACAAAACATAGACATATCAGTAGTCGAAACCGAGGCCTTCGGAAACCTATCCATCGGACTTCGCGTATTCGACGAAACCGGGGCATCCGTCGCATCTGACTTCGATAGCACAAATTCGAAAGTCTATTTCACTGCAGAGTCCACAGGAACTTACACCGTCATCGTGCAAAACGATAGCTCCGACGACGACGCAAATGGCTCCTACCACCTCTACTACTCTCGCTTTCCTGATGAGATAACCGTTTCCGAAGGCGACGAGGGAGGCCCCCTGCAGAACGGGGCGAGAACCTCCGGCGCCATCGACACCGGCGACGTAGACCTGTGGACCTTCGAGGCGCAGGTCGGAGACCCCATCGACATAAGCTTCGCCAGAACGGGCGGAAGCATTTCACCGCTGCTGAACGTATTCGCCCCCGACGGCACTTTCGTCACGGGGGACTCGGACAGCGACAACGCCAAGGTCTTCCTCTACGCCGAGCAAGCAGGAACCTACGTGGTAGCCGTCGAGAACGGAGACAACGTGTTCCCGGAGCTCTCGGGAACCTACGACCT
Coding sequences within:
- a CDS encoding PPC domain-containing protein, which encodes MSNLLLSAEFGSMESRSFLRHVPTCLLNCLVLAAPLFALLPQALSQSGLSNGLIEYDGKIDWGDVDEWIFNAEAGDFISLRMAVDEYKDEAPTPYIILDFNGEVLWSESGNFRFDMNKTLIAPYTGKYHVQIGDVNGVPLLGRIEYILSLAQSGAPFTTREGDQGGPLTNGARHSGQLIRGDSDMWSFEAETGQNIDISVVETEAFGNLSIGLRVFDETGASVASDFDSTNSKVYFTAESTGTYTVIVQNDSSDDDANGSYHLYYSRFPDEITVSEGDEGGPLQNGARTSGAIDTGDVDLWTFEAQVGDPIDISFARTGGSISPLLNVFAPDGTFVTGDSDSDNAKVFLYAEQAGTYVVAVENGDNVFPELSGTYDLYYSNMLEEFAISEGDEGGPLQNGARTSGAIDTGDVDLWTFEA